One genomic window of Corynebacterium pseudotuberculosis includes the following:
- a CDS encoding AzlC family ABC transporter permease, giving the protein MVSRETSFEIRAGIKESWAVALGLIPLGLAFGLLVTQSGFAWWWAPIFSIVIYAGSMEFLALTLVTGGAGPVSAAITAFMVNFRHIFYGLTYPRDRIKSVIGRVYSTYSLTDEAYAIVSARPEAGNISSSRLLTIQVFCHALWVLSGVAGALAGAALPQGIQGMEFALTALFVVLAWESFRNNQDWSLPFFAIVLSIIAALISTQKMLIIALVAYFLLLFVRSTQPRLDAALTWKVKK; this is encoded by the coding sequence ATGGTTTCACGTGAAACATCGTTCGAAATTCGCGCCGGGATTAAAGAATCTTGGGCCGTTGCCTTAGGGCTTATTCCCCTAGGCCTTGCTTTTGGTTTACTGGTGACGCAATCGGGATTTGCCTGGTGGTGGGCGCCAATCTTTTCCATTGTGATTTATGCAGGCTCAATGGAGTTTCTTGCGCTGACGCTTGTTACTGGTGGAGCGGGGCCTGTGTCCGCGGCGATCACAGCTTTTATGGTGAATTTCCGTCATATCTTTTATGGGCTCACGTACCCGCGTGACCGAATAAAATCGGTTATTGGCAGGGTGTATTCCACATATTCGCTTACTGACGAGGCCTATGCGATTGTCTCGGCTCGTCCAGAAGCTGGAAACATCTCCAGTAGTCGCTTGCTGACGATCCAAGTTTTTTGCCATGCTCTATGGGTGTTGTCGGGCGTTGCTGGGGCGCTAGCAGGTGCAGCCCTACCGCAAGGGATTCAAGGAATGGAGTTTGCTCTCACGGCGCTTTTTGTGGTTCTGGCTTGGGAATCATTCCGCAATAATCAAGATTGGTCATTGCCGTTTTTTGCCATTGTCTTATCCATAATTGCAGCACTGATTTCTACGCAGAAGATGCTCATCATTGCGCTCGTTGCTTATTTTCTCTTGCTGTTCGTGCGTAGTACTCAGCCACGCTTAGACGCTGCCCTGACCTGGAAGGTGAAGAAATGA
- a CDS encoding bile acid:sodium symporter family protein codes for MLAKIKNLDPLLVLIALAVIIAIFFPARGGFADAFSIATKIAIALLFFLYGARLSTKEALDGLKNWKLHLTILAFTFVVFPLIGIALKPLDMLTSSEIYMGILYLTLVPSTVQSSVAFASIARGNVAGSIVSASASNLIGVFATPLLVAVLMTAEGGMYIDAGVFLDIAIQLFLPFVLGQLLQKWVKDFAANKATKSVDRGSIAMVVYSAFSAGIVAGIWSSVKVWEVLFLVVFSIALVTFMLWLTKFSAHKLGFNREDMIAIQFCGTKKSLASGLPMAAVIFGGADLGLLILPLMIFHQVQLMMCSWLASRYARNLPENLN; via the coding sequence ATGCTCGCCAAAATCAAGAATCTTGACCCACTCCTCGTTCTCATAGCGTTGGCGGTCATCATTGCAATTTTCTTTCCAGCCCGCGGCGGTTTTGCCGATGCTTTTTCCATCGCAACCAAGATTGCAATTGCTTTACTCTTTTTCCTATACGGAGCTCGACTCTCCACCAAAGAAGCCCTCGATGGTCTGAAAAACTGGAAGCTGCACTTAACAATCCTCGCTTTTACGTTTGTTGTGTTCCCATTAATAGGCATAGCACTCAAGCCTTTGGATATGCTCACTTCCAGTGAGATTTATATGGGTATTCTTTACCTCACTCTGGTTCCTTCCACCGTTCAGTCTTCCGTAGCTTTCGCCTCTATCGCACGAGGAAACGTCGCAGGGTCCATTGTCAGTGCTTCCGCGTCCAATCTCATCGGTGTTTTTGCTACCCCTTTGCTAGTGGCAGTGCTCATGACCGCAGAGGGCGGAATGTATATTGACGCCGGAGTTTTTCTGGATATTGCCATCCAACTGTTTCTGCCTTTTGTTCTTGGTCAACTGCTGCAGAAGTGGGTTAAAGATTTTGCCGCAAATAAAGCAACAAAATCTGTAGATCGCGGATCCATTGCGATGGTGGTTTATTCTGCGTTTTCCGCAGGAATCGTCGCTGGAATCTGGTCATCCGTCAAGGTGTGGGAGGTACTTTTCCTTGTTGTTTTCTCGATCGCATTAGTCACTTTTATGTTGTGGTTGACCAAATTCAGTGCACACAAGCTCGGCTTTAATCGTGAGGATATGATCGCCATACAATTTTGTGGCACAAAGAAATCTCTCGCGTCTGGACTGCCCATGGCCGCCGTAATATTTGGGGGAGCAGACCTAGGCCTGCTTATTCTTCCGCTGATGATCTTCCATCAGGTACAGCTCATGATGTGTTCCTGGCTCGCTTCCCGCTATGCTCGAAACTTGCCAGAAAACCTCAACTAA
- a CDS encoding YqgE/AlgH family protein has translation MYADRLFNAMERNQPAPGMLLIAAPSMEDPVFARSVILLLEHNEATTFGVNLASRSDVAVFNVMPEWAPLVSKPQALYIGGPLNQQGVIGIGVSAPGVDIVSHPHFNRLANRLVHVDLRTQPEDVAADLSGLRLFAGYAEWEPGQLNEEIEKGEWYVAPALSSDVTAAGNVDVWGDVMRRQPMPLPLYSTYPMDVSEN, from the coding sequence ATGTATGCAGATCGGTTGTTCAACGCTATGGAGCGCAATCAACCGGCTCCGGGGATGCTGCTCATTGCAGCGCCTTCCATGGAGGATCCCGTGTTTGCTCGGAGTGTCATTTTGCTTCTTGAGCATAATGAGGCAACCACGTTCGGCGTAAACCTTGCGTCCCGCAGCGACGTCGCCGTGTTTAACGTCATGCCGGAATGGGCTCCTTTGGTTTCTAAACCTCAGGCTCTTTATATAGGTGGTCCCCTTAATCAGCAAGGGGTTATAGGGATAGGGGTCTCTGCACCCGGAGTGGATATCGTTTCGCATCCGCATTTCAATCGTTTGGCTAATAGATTGGTGCACGTAGATCTGCGTACGCAACCGGAAGATGTAGCCGCAGATCTTTCGGGACTGCGTCTTTTTGCCGGTTATGCAGAATGGGAACCAGGGCAATTGAATGAAGAGATTGAAAAGGGTGAATGGTATGTTGCGCCCGCTTTGTCTTCCGATGTGACTGCTGCTGGAAATGTGGATGTTTGGGGTGATGTAATGCGGCGCCAGCCGATGCCACTCCCCTTGTATTCGACGTATCCTATGGACGTATCGGAAAACTAA
- a CDS encoding branched-chain amino acid transporter permease: MTLAQLGLPDGVTLSSVLIVLLPAAVITFMLRWLPFSAVKLLKGSALMSMLAITMPVGVMVVLVMYTLSNARGATGGLLPALIATAVTLLLHWWRKDCGLSIIGGTVFYMFLVNLVW; this comes from the coding sequence ATGACACTTGCTCAGTTGGGTTTGCCCGATGGGGTCACACTTTCCTCTGTGCTTATCGTGCTTTTGCCAGCGGCTGTTATTACTTTTATGCTTCGGTGGCTTCCTTTTTCCGCGGTTAAGCTCCTTAAAGGCAGTGCGTTGATGTCCATGCTCGCGATAACCATGCCTGTGGGTGTGATGGTGGTGTTAGTTATGTACACGCTTTCTAATGCGCGAGGCGCTACGGGAGGCCTTCTTCCTGCGCTCATTGCCACAGCTGTGACGTTGCTTTTGCACTGGTGGCGGAAGGACTGTGGCTTATCCATCATCGGTGGAACAGTTTTCTATATGTTTTTGGTCAACCTGGTGTGGTGA
- a CDS encoding Rieske (2Fe-2S) protein produces the protein MFLLGIATTFAGAVLAACGGDKTKAKEIALSDVPVGGATIVDDFIIAQPAAGEYKAYSTDCPHQHAKITIVQGDTVKCPKHGSIFSIKDGGVVQGPSKDPLVAKPLEVSGDKAKIS, from the coding sequence ATGTTCCTGCTCGGTATCGCAACCACTTTTGCGGGAGCTGTGCTTGCAGCCTGCGGCGGCGATAAAACTAAAGCCAAGGAAATAGCGCTTTCTGACGTACCTGTGGGTGGCGCCACCATAGTCGATGATTTCATCATTGCTCAACCGGCTGCGGGAGAATACAAAGCATATTCCACCGATTGTCCCCATCAGCATGCAAAAATTACGATTGTTCAAGGAGACACCGTGAAGTGCCCAAAGCACGGCTCAATCTTTAGTATCAAAGATGGCGGTGTTGTCCAAGGCCCCTCGAAAGACCCGCTCGTAGCAAAACCTCTTGAAGTATCCGGGGATAAAGCAAAGATCTCTTAA